The Lycium barbarum isolate Lr01 chromosome 12, ASM1917538v2, whole genome shotgun sequence genome includes a region encoding these proteins:
- the LOC132623066 gene encoding probable indole-3-acetic acid-amido synthetase GH3.1 isoform X2 — protein sequence MPTIQEELDRRQLLYSLLMPVMNLYVPGLDKGKGLYFLFIKAETKTPSGLLARPVLTSYYKSDHFKTRPYDPYNVYTSPNETVLCVDSFQSMYSQMLCGLLMREQVLRLGAVFASGLLRAIHFLQLNWQQLAKDIATGILNPRVSDPSIRECMSKILKPNPEIAEFIIKECEGQNWEGIITRIWPNTKYLDVIVTGAMAQYIPTLDYYSGGLPKACTMYASSECYFGLNLNPMCKPSEVCYTIMPNMCYFEFIVHDPTNPATISRDSPPCLVDLADVEVGKEYELVITTYTGLCRYRVGDILLVTGFHNSAPQFKFIRRKNVLLSIDSDKTDEAELQNAVENAAAILQSYDTSVVEYTSYADTKTIPGHYVIYCELLIKDPTNSPSHEVLSQCCLAMEESLNSVYRQCRVADNSIGPLEIRVVEKGTFEELMDYAISRGASINQYKAPRCVNFTPIVELLDSRVISAHFSPAAPHWTPEKRRV from the exons ATGCCCACAATTCAAGAGGAGCTAGACCGGAGACAGTTATTGTACAGCCTTCTCATGCCCGTGATGAACCT GTATGTGCCTGGTCTGGACAAAGGCAAGGGCTTGTACTTCCTATTTATAAAAGCAGAAACCAAGACACCCAGTGGGCTACTAGCACGACCAGTCCTAACAAGTTATTACAAAAGTGACCACTTCAAGACAAGGCCATACGATCCTTACAATGTGTATACTAGCCCAAACGAGACTGTTCTCTGTGTCGATTCTTTCCAGAGCATGTACTCTCAAATGCTTTGTGGCCTTCTTATGCGAGAACAAGTTCTTCGACTAGGAGCAGTTTTTGCCTCTGGTCTACTTCGAGCCATTCATTTTCTTCAACTCAATTGGCAGCAACTTGCTAAGGATATCGCGACTGGGATATTAAATCCCAGAGTTTCTGACCCTTCAATCAGGGAATGCATGTCCAAAATACTTAAACCAAATCCTGAAATTGCGGAATTCATTATCAAGGAATGTGAAGGCCAGAATTGGGAAGGGATCATTACTAGAATTTGGCCAAATACAAAGTACTTGGATGTGATTGTAACAG GTGCGATGGCTCAGTACATCCCTACACTAGATTATTACAGTGGTGGCTTACCAAAGGCGTGTACTATGTATGCATCATCCGAGTGTTATTTTGGCCTTAATTTGAACCCAATGTGCAAGCCATCTGAAGTATGTTACACCATAATGCCCAATATGTGCTACTTCGAATTTATCGTACATGACCCAACCAATCCTGCAACGATCTCTCGTGACTCACCACCCTGTCTCGTGGACCTGGCTGATGTAGAAGTGGGAAAAGAATACGAGCTCGTGATCACAACCTATACTGGATTATGTCGTTACAGAGTCGGTGACATACTCCTGGTCACTGGATTTCACAACTCGGCCCCTCAGTTTAAATTCATAAGGAGGAAGAATGTGCTATTGAGCATTGATTCGGACAAAACTGACGAGGCTGAGTTACAAAACGCGGTTGAGAATGCTGCTGCAATTTTGCAATCGTACGATACTAGTGTGGTCGAATACACTAGCTATGCTGACACTAAAACAATTCCAGGAcattatgttatttattgcgaaTTACTTATAAAGGACCCAACCAACTCACCTAGTCACGAGGTTTTGAGCCAATGTTGCTTGGCTATGGAAGAATCGTTGAACTCGGTTTATCGACAGTGCCGAGTTGCAGACAATTCAATTGGACCACTTGAAATTAGAGTAGTGGAAAAGGGTACATTTGAAGAGTTAATGGACTATGCAATTTCGAGGGGTGCATCTATAAATCAGTACAAGGCTCCTAGGTGTGTCAATTTTACACCTATAGTGGAACTATTAGACTCCAGGGTAATTTCAGCGCACTTTAGTCCAGCTGCTCCTCACTGGACCCCAGAAAAACGACGTGTGTAA
- the LOC132623066 gene encoding probable indole-3-acetic acid-amido synthetase GH3.1 isoform X1, whose protein sequence is MHSRVTSHLGIPACEKDAKALQFIEEMTRNVDSVQEKVLAEILSQNANTEYLQRFKVGGATDRDTFKSKVPVVTYEEIQPDIQRIANGDRSPIFSSHPISEFLTSSGTSAGERKLMPTIQEELDRRQLLYSLLMPVMNLYVPGLDKGKGLYFLFIKAETKTPSGLLARPVLTSYYKSDHFKTRPYDPYNVYTSPNETVLCVDSFQSMYSQMLCGLLMREQVLRLGAVFASGLLRAIHFLQLNWQQLAKDIATGILNPRVSDPSIRECMSKILKPNPEIAEFIIKECEGQNWEGIITRIWPNTKYLDVIVTGAMAQYIPTLDYYSGGLPKACTMYASSECYFGLNLNPMCKPSEVCYTIMPNMCYFEFIVHDPTNPATISRDSPPCLVDLADVEVGKEYELVITTYTGLCRYRVGDILLVTGFHNSAPQFKFIRRKNVLLSIDSDKTDEAELQNAVENAAAILQSYDTSVVEYTSYADTKTIPGHYVIYCELLIKDPTNSPSHEVLSQCCLAMEESLNSVYRQCRVADNSIGPLEIRVVEKGTFEELMDYAISRGASINQYKAPRCVNFTPIVELLDSRVISAHFSPAAPHWTPEKRRV, encoded by the exons ATGCATAGTCGTGTTACATCTCATCTTGGCATTCCAGCATGTGAGAAGGATGCTAAGGCCCTTCAGTTCATAGAGGAGATGACTAGAAATGTTGATTCAGTCCAAGAGAAAGTCTTGGCTGAAATACTGAGCCAAAATGCTAACACTGAGTACCTTCAAAGATTCAAAGTTGGTGGTGCTACTGACCGTGACACATTCAAGTCCAAAGTGCCAGTTGTCACGTATGAGGAAATTCAACCTGATATTCAACGTATCGCCAATGGTGATCGTTCTCCAATTTTCTCATCTCATCCCATCTCCGAGTTCCTCACCAG TTCTGGAACATCTGCTGGTGAGAGAAAGTTGATGCCCACAATTCAAGAGGAGCTAGACCGGAGACAGTTATTGTACAGCCTTCTCATGCCCGTGATGAACCT GTATGTGCCTGGTCTGGACAAAGGCAAGGGCTTGTACTTCCTATTTATAAAAGCAGAAACCAAGACACCCAGTGGGCTACTAGCACGACCAGTCCTAACAAGTTATTACAAAAGTGACCACTTCAAGACAAGGCCATACGATCCTTACAATGTGTATACTAGCCCAAACGAGACTGTTCTCTGTGTCGATTCTTTCCAGAGCATGTACTCTCAAATGCTTTGTGGCCTTCTTATGCGAGAACAAGTTCTTCGACTAGGAGCAGTTTTTGCCTCTGGTCTACTTCGAGCCATTCATTTTCTTCAACTCAATTGGCAGCAACTTGCTAAGGATATCGCGACTGGGATATTAAATCCCAGAGTTTCTGACCCTTCAATCAGGGAATGCATGTCCAAAATACTTAAACCAAATCCTGAAATTGCGGAATTCATTATCAAGGAATGTGAAGGCCAGAATTGGGAAGGGATCATTACTAGAATTTGGCCAAATACAAAGTACTTGGATGTGATTGTAACAG GTGCGATGGCTCAGTACATCCCTACACTAGATTATTACAGTGGTGGCTTACCAAAGGCGTGTACTATGTATGCATCATCCGAGTGTTATTTTGGCCTTAATTTGAACCCAATGTGCAAGCCATCTGAAGTATGTTACACCATAATGCCCAATATGTGCTACTTCGAATTTATCGTACATGACCCAACCAATCCTGCAACGATCTCTCGTGACTCACCACCCTGTCTCGTGGACCTGGCTGATGTAGAAGTGGGAAAAGAATACGAGCTCGTGATCACAACCTATACTGGATTATGTCGTTACAGAGTCGGTGACATACTCCTGGTCACTGGATTTCACAACTCGGCCCCTCAGTTTAAATTCATAAGGAGGAAGAATGTGCTATTGAGCATTGATTCGGACAAAACTGACGAGGCTGAGTTACAAAACGCGGTTGAGAATGCTGCTGCAATTTTGCAATCGTACGATACTAGTGTGGTCGAATACACTAGCTATGCTGACACTAAAACAATTCCAGGAcattatgttatttattgcgaaTTACTTATAAAGGACCCAACCAACTCACCTAGTCACGAGGTTTTGAGCCAATGTTGCTTGGCTATGGAAGAATCGTTGAACTCGGTTTATCGACAGTGCCGAGTTGCAGACAATTCAATTGGACCACTTGAAATTAGAGTAGTGGAAAAGGGTACATTTGAAGAGTTAATGGACTATGCAATTTCGAGGGGTGCATCTATAAATCAGTACAAGGCTCCTAGGTGTGTCAATTTTACACCTATAGTGGAACTATTAGACTCCAGGGTAATTTCAGCGCACTTTAGTCCAGCTGCTCCTCACTGGACCCCAGAAAAACGACGTGTGTAA